The DNA region CCCCACATCTAACAAAATTAAATCTGGCTTGCAACGAATAATTTGCATCAGCGCTTTCAGTGGATCATTGATCATGACAATGGAAAAATATTCTTGATCAAGAAAGGAATTGATCGCACTTAAAACCGTTGGACTATCGTCAATGCAAGCAACGGTATGACGTTTTCTGGCTACAGGAGGCAGCGTGATTTCCTTTGCTGTGTTTGCTGTTTCTTGATCTGCCCCTATAGATTTTGCGGGAGTTGTATTCGGTATGGTCTTGCTCTCTGGCTCCAGACTAAATAATTGAATGGGTTGAGGTTGCTGCCGCATCCGGGTCTGGCATTCGTCCACCAGAGCACGCAAGTCTAACTGACACAGGGATGGAAAATCACTCAGGGTATCCTTCTCCAGAAATTCATGGCTGCCCTCAGTCAAAGCAAGAAACGATTCCAGCACTTCCTGGGCTAATGCTTCAACCAATTCAGCCACCTGCTCCTGATGCAAATATTGCTGTTCAACCAACCATTCAATCGCCTGATAATCAGCCGGAGTAGCCATGGAGGAGTTAACCAGGGAAGCACTAAATAGAGAGCGAACCTGTGCCCGAACCGCACTAACCAGAGTCGGCACCTGCTGACTGACTTGAGCCAGGTGGCGATCGAGCCGTTCAAAAGGATTTACAGAAGAAGTGGCAAAGGTGAGTTTCCCTGCTTCTAAATAAAACAGCCAAACGAGAGAACCACTGGTTACTCGCAAACAACCACTCGATTTCCGGCTTGTGAATTGTACAAATAAACTCACTGGGTGAAATCTTTGTGGCCCTGAAGTACCAGCCATTGCTGCATTGTTCATAGGCATCCCTGGATAGAGTGTAGACAGTCCAGACGAAAATAGGGGATCTTGCTGCCGTTGGGACCAAACAAGGTTTTGCAGCGCAAGTTGCTGTTGAGGATCCATGGGTAGAAATTACGAAAAGGACAGGAATTGGAGTGATGACCCTGTGTACTTTAAATTCAGATGCAACTCAAACAATAAGACTCAAACTTGGTAGTGCAATCAACCCAGGAATGCAAATTTAACAGTGTCTATTTACTTTCTGAAACTACCTTCATCAGTCCTGTAGTTCTACTCGGCTCGTACTTGAATAGTAGCAATCAATTAGACGAAATTCATCAAGATCCTGTAAAAATAATTGAAAATTCAGATGTACTTTACAGGGCTTGGGATCAGAGTGCTGACTTTTTTGATCAATTCCATGGTAGAAAATCCCTTGGTTAAGTAATCGGTTGCCCCTAAGCGTTTTGCCTCATCAAACCATTCCTCCGATAAGCGGGAGGAAATGACCAGAATTGGAACGGGAATGCCGGTTTGGCGGCAGCGATCGATCAAGGTAAAGCCATCCATATTGGGCATTTCGATATCTGTAATCATCAGGCTGGGATGGGGATGAACCTGCAGCCAGTTCCAGGCTTCCAGACCATCAGCACAGGTATGGGTGCGATAACCATACGTATTCAGGCTTACCTCAAGTCGTCGCCGCATCAGCGCCGCATCATCCACAATCAGAATGGATGCTGTCAGATCATCGGCTGCGGCCCGATCGCCATCTGAGGCGCTGCTCAGGGGGGAATCCAGGGGCAATACCGCAGCACTGAGTATCTGTTCTGCCAGTTCCCGCGCTTGGAGTACCGGAACAAGAGAACCATCTGACTGTAAGCTGAGGCCAATTAATCCAACTGGAGCAATCAGGGGTGATGGTAACGGGTGGATAATCAGTTCGGTTTGCTCTAACAGTTCATCGGCTAATAGCCAGACATCGGACTGACCATCTGTGCCAGCAATGTTGAGGCAAACGGTGGTATCAGATGGAGGGCGTTGAGTAGAGTGCTGCTGCCAGTATTCCAGTAAGTCGATCGCTGGCAGGGATGCGATGTCATCGTGAACCCGCCATGAGTAAGCGCGATTTTCCTCCTCGGCTGG from Leptodesmis sichuanensis A121 includes:
- a CDS encoding response regulator → MPMNNAAMAGTSGPQRFHPVSLFVQFTSRKSSGCLRVTSGSLVWLFYLEAGKLTFATSSVNPFERLDRHLAQVSQQVPTLVSAVRAQVRSLFSASLVNSSMATPADYQAIEWLVEQQYLHQEQVAELVEALAQEVLESFLALTEGSHEFLEKDTLSDFPSLCQLDLRALVDECQTRMRQQPQPIQLFSLEPESKTIPNTTPAKSIGADQETANTAKEITLPPVARKRHTVACIDDSPTVLSAINSFLDQEYFSIVMINDPLKALMQIIRCKPDLILLDVGMPNLDGYELCSLLRKHSNFKNTPIVMVTGNTGFIDRAKAKLVGASGYLTKPFTRAELVKMVFKYLK